A single genomic interval of Thermoanaerobacterium sp. PSU-2 harbors:
- a CDS encoding CvpA family protein, with protein MNIVDMAILLIIAYFIYTGFIKGFIMTLYGMASIVLSWILTKRFYPVVEQLILRNNKLVSLIVKITGYGDAILSGASTKMIVILISFVFTFLLSLLFLKAVAVTINKLMDYPVIRTFNRVGGGILGAIEGFAFLFLLFGLLSVVNGMLPLSYWTYIEKSQFAKLFLTNKDFIKLLLL; from the coding sequence ATGAATATTGTTGATATGGCAATACTTTTAATAATAGCCTATTTCATATATACTGGCTTCATTAAAGGATTTATCATGACGTTGTACGGGATGGCCAGCATTGTGCTATCATGGATTTTGACTAAAAGATTTTATCCAGTTGTAGAACAATTGATATTGAGAAATAATAAATTGGTAAGTCTTATAGTGAAGATCACAGGATACGGTGATGCGATTTTAAGCGGTGCATCGACGAAGATGATTGTTATATTGATTAGTTTTGTATTTACGTTTTTGCTGTCTTTGCTGTTTTTGAAAGCTGTTGCAGTAACTATCAATAAGTTAATGGATTATCCAGTTATAAGGACTTTCAACAGAGTCGGTGGTGGAATTTTAGGCGCTATAGAAGGATTTGCATTTCTATTTTTGCTGTTTGGATTGTTAAGTGTAGTAAATGGCATGCTGCCATTAAGTTATTGGACTTACATAGAAAAGTCTCAATTTGCAAAGCTGTTTTTGACAAACAAGGACTTTATTAAATTGCTTTTGCTTTAA
- the yyaC gene encoding spore protease YyaC, translated as MKLININDKTCYSDFSLEFSRCFNKLFNFKDEFVIVCIGTDRSTGDSLGPIVGYKLKNYFSDKIGIYGTLNEPVHAKNLNETLNTINKVHKNPFIVAVDACLGSLNHVGCISIGEGSIKPGAGVSKDLPPIGNMYVTGIVNISGFMEFMVLQNTRLNIVMKMADIITYGITQSIMNIIDRKERA; from the coding sequence ATGAAACTGATAAACATAAATGACAAAACTTGTTACAGCGATTTTAGCCTTGAATTTTCAAGATGTTTTAATAAATTGTTTAATTTTAAGGATGAATTTGTAATAGTATGTATTGGCACTGATAGATCCACAGGAGATAGCCTGGGACCTATCGTGGGATACAAATTAAAAAACTATTTCTCCGATAAAATAGGCATATACGGCACATTAAATGAACCTGTCCACGCTAAAAACTTAAATGAAACTTTAAATACGATAAACAAAGTACATAAAAATCCTTTTATAGTCGCTGTAGACGCATGTCTTGGCTCATTAAACCACGTAGGGTGCATATCAATAGGTGAAGGATCTATAAAACCTGGCGCAGGTGTTTCTAAGGATTTGCCTCCTATCGGAAACATGTATGTGACCGGAATAGTAAATATATCAGGTTTTATGGAATTTATGGTTCTGCAGAATACGAGGCTTAATATCGTTATGAAAATGGCAGATATAATAACGTACGGCATAACACAATCTATAATGAACATCATAGACCGCAAGGAAAGGGCGTGA
- the cphA gene encoding cyanophycin synthetase, giving the protein MNIKDIKVYRGRNIYCHRPVVKMVVDTGDHDIPTKDIPGFNERLVKTIPGLSKHCCSYGYEGGFIKRLEEGTYLPHVTEHIILEIQNMLGYDVKFGKARLIDGHMYNVIFEYELEECALRSAKLAVKMVNKFINGEDFDFQQELEQIRKVVVEVELGPSTMAIKKAAEEASIPVTRVGNGSILRLGYGRYQKMIEGTITQNTSCIAVDIACDKILTKKIIKEYGLPVPEGDVAYNENDAIAIAEEIGYPVVVKPYNGNQGKGVFLNLSNKEELIVAYRNAKNISDIVIVEKHIKGKNYRVLVVGDRVVAVAERIPARVLGDGVHTIRELVEIENENPLRGVGHEKPLTKINIDNISQFVLKKQGYNIDDIPKKGVYVYFRESANLSTGGTAVDRTKEIHPDNIEIAVRAAKAIGLDIAGIDITMENISLPLNKENGAIIEVNAAPGIRMHHYPSQGKPRDVAKAIIDMLYPKGSKATIPIISVTGTNGKTTTVRMISHILKIYGYTVGMTSTDGIYVDDVCIYKGDNSGPKSARTCLADKNIDAAVLETARGGIVREGLGYDLADVGIITNISEDHLGIDGVETLEDLAFVKSLVVEAVKKDGYSVLNADDPMTPYIAKRAKGKIIYFSMHENNLTIKRHLENGGISVYLKDDTIVIANGEIIPVVKIDEIPATLNGKVLYNVENAMASIAACYGIKVPVNVISRGIRSFYCDENHNPGRFNIFNIGSFRVLVDYGHNIDGIKKVIESARKLNPNRLIGVIGVPGDRSDSSTLKVGEICGKGFDKIYIKEDIDLRGRKPGEVAKLLEIGALKGGISKEDVKVILKEVDALKSAMYEAMPGDLIVIFYEKYTPIIDAINNFIRLSQFNIDESKERA; this is encoded by the coding sequence ATGAATATAAAGGACATAAAGGTGTATCGAGGCAGAAACATATACTGCCATAGACCTGTTGTAAAGATGGTAGTTGACACAGGTGATCATGATATACCTACGAAAGACATACCTGGATTTAATGAGAGGCTTGTAAAAACAATCCCAGGTTTAAGCAAACACTGCTGTTCATACGGCTATGAAGGCGGATTTATAAAAAGGCTTGAGGAAGGGACGTATCTTCCCCATGTGACCGAGCACATAATACTGGAGATACAAAATATGTTGGGCTATGATGTGAAGTTTGGGAAAGCGCGACTTATTGATGGGCACATGTACAATGTCATTTTCGAGTACGAACTGGAAGAGTGTGCATTAAGATCTGCAAAGTTAGCAGTAAAAATGGTAAATAAATTTATAAACGGCGAAGACTTTGATTTTCAGCAGGAGTTGGAGCAGATTAGAAAAGTCGTCGTAGAAGTGGAATTGGGGCCAAGTACGATGGCTATAAAAAAAGCTGCTGAAGAAGCATCAATACCTGTGACGCGAGTGGGAAATGGCAGCATATTGAGGCTTGGGTATGGCCGCTATCAAAAGATGATAGAAGGTACCATAACGCAAAATACCAGTTGCATTGCTGTAGACATCGCATGCGACAAAATTCTTACGAAAAAAATAATCAAAGAATATGGATTGCCAGTGCCTGAAGGAGATGTGGCGTACAATGAAAATGACGCTATTGCCATAGCTGAGGAAATTGGATATCCAGTTGTAGTTAAGCCTTACAATGGAAATCAAGGAAAAGGCGTCTTTTTAAACCTTTCTAACAAGGAGGAACTTATTGTTGCTTACAGAAATGCTAAAAATATAAGCGATATCGTCATAGTGGAAAAGCACATCAAAGGAAAGAATTACAGAGTTTTAGTGGTAGGCGACAGAGTGGTGGCAGTGGCTGAGAGAATACCTGCAAGAGTATTAGGAGATGGCGTACATACGATAAGAGAACTGGTGGAGATAGAAAATGAAAATCCTTTAAGAGGTGTAGGACATGAAAAGCCTCTTACAAAGATAAATATAGATAACATTTCTCAATTCGTCTTAAAAAAGCAAGGTTATAACATAGATGATATTCCCAAAAAAGGCGTGTATGTTTATTTTAGAGAAAGCGCCAATTTAAGCACTGGTGGAACGGCAGTAGACAGGACAAAAGAAATACATCCAGACAATATTGAGATAGCTGTAAGAGCAGCTAAAGCCATAGGACTTGATATTGCAGGAATTGATATCACTATGGAGAATATATCGCTGCCTTTAAATAAGGAGAATGGTGCAATAATTGAAGTCAATGCAGCGCCTGGAATAAGGATGCACCACTATCCGTCACAAGGGAAACCAAGAGACGTAGCTAAGGCAATAATAGATATGCTTTATCCTAAGGGAAGCAAAGCTACTATACCAATAATATCAGTGACAGGGACGAATGGAAAGACCACCACTGTGAGGATGATATCACATATACTTAAGATATACGGTTATACAGTTGGCATGACTTCAACAGATGGCATCTACGTAGACGATGTCTGCATATACAAAGGCGATAATTCGGGGCCGAAAAGCGCCAGAACATGCCTTGCAGACAAAAACATCGATGCAGCAGTATTAGAAACCGCCAGAGGCGGCATAGTGAGAGAAGGCTTAGGATATGATTTAGCTGATGTCGGCATAATCACAAACATATCAGAAGATCATCTTGGGATAGATGGTGTTGAGACATTGGAAGATCTGGCTTTTGTAAAATCACTGGTGGTGGAGGCAGTAAAAAAGGATGGCTATTCTGTGTTAAATGCAGATGATCCTATGACACCATACATAGCGAAAAGAGCAAAGGGAAAGATCATATACTTCTCCATGCACGAGAACAACTTGACTATAAAAAGACATCTTGAAAATGGTGGTATATCTGTATATTTAAAGGACGACACTATAGTCATAGCAAATGGCGAAATCATACCTGTTGTGAAGATCGATGAGATTCCAGCAACGTTAAACGGCAAAGTCTTGTACAATGTGGAAAATGCCATGGCATCAATTGCTGCATGTTATGGGATAAAGGTTCCAGTCAACGTCATATCGAGAGGCATTAGGTCTTTTTACTGCGATGAAAACCACAATCCAGGCAGATTTAATATATTCAACATAGGAAGCTTCAGAGTGTTGGTGGATTATGGCCATAATATTGATGGAATAAAGAAAGTGATAGAATCTGCTCGCAAACTAAATCCAAATCGCTTAATCGGCGTTATAGGTGTGCCTGGGGACAGAAGCGATTCAAGCACACTGAAGGTTGGAGAGATATGTGGAAAAGGGTTTGACAAAATCTACATAAAAGAAGACATAGATTTGAGAGGAAGAAAACCTGGCGAAGTAGCAAAACTTCTTGAGATAGGCGCCTTAAAAGGTGGGATTTCTAAAGAAGATGTAAAGGTGATTTTAAAAGAAGTAGATGCACTGAAATCGGCCATGTATGAAGCGATGCCAGGCGATTTGATAGTCATATTCTATGAAAAGTACACACCGATAATCGATGCCATAAACAACTTCATAAGATTAAGCCAATTTAATATTGATGAAAGCAAAGAAAGGGCGTAA
- a CDS encoding cyanophycinase codes for MDEIKTGKLIIIGGAEDKKDKCVILKEVIKLSGGENGRIVVMTTATEKPQEVGKNYVEIFKRLGAGIVETVNIDSRDDAKDEIALEKLKKSTCIFFTGGDQLRITSILGGSGIDKLLNELNKRKGTLIVGTSAGASAMSGTMIIGGDDEEAPRKCTINMASGLGLLNNVIIDQHFAQRGRIGRLLTAIAENPNNLGVGIDEDTAIVVDGDKFKVIGSNAVTVVDGRTLKNTNVSESSPDEILSLTHVTLHILPSGYGFNIMLREPFKYNEEDK; via the coding sequence ATGGATGAAATAAAAACAGGGAAACTGATTATAATAGGTGGAGCAGAGGACAAAAAAGATAAATGTGTAATTTTAAAAGAAGTGATAAAGCTATCAGGTGGTGAAAATGGCAGGATTGTGGTGATGACTACAGCCACAGAAAAGCCACAAGAGGTAGGTAAAAATTATGTGGAAATTTTTAAAAGGCTAGGAGCTGGGATCGTAGAAACTGTAAATATAGATTCAAGAGATGATGCAAAAGATGAGATTGCCTTAGAAAAGCTTAAAAAAAGCACATGTATTTTCTTTACAGGTGGAGATCAATTAAGGATCACAAGCATACTTGGCGGAAGCGGTATAGACAAACTATTGAATGAACTTAATAAGCGGAAAGGGACTCTAATAGTTGGCACAAGCGCAGGTGCTTCCGCTATGTCAGGGACAATGATAATAGGTGGAGACGACGAGGAAGCCCCGAGAAAATGCACCATAAACATGGCTTCAGGATTGGGACTTTTGAATAACGTCATAATAGATCAACATTTTGCCCAAAGAGGCAGGATTGGAAGACTGCTTACGGCCATAGCTGAAAATCCCAACAATCTTGGAGTAGGAATAGATGAGGATACTGCCATAGTTGTCGATGGCGACAAGTTTAAAGTCATTGGCTCAAATGCAGTGACTGTTGTAGATGGAAGGACGCTAAAAAATACAAATGTATCGGAATCAAGTCCTGATGAGATACTATCATTGACACATGTTACACTGCATATACTCCCATCTGGATATGGTTTTAATATCATGCTGAGGGAGCCTTTTAAATACAATGAGGAGGATAAATAA
- a CDS encoding diacylglycerol kinase family protein has translation MIAFIVNPTAGNGKAYRMIPKIEKYMNEKNLKYKFFITKYPGHGTILAREAVKDDFEIVVAVGGDGTVHEVINGIKDSDVALGIIPLGTGNDFARYFRIPKDVYKALEILLMKKTKFIDSAVINKYITCNNVANIGIDADVAVQVTRFKRFVSGILAYTLSLINVLFKYKPYNVKIDIDGKMIKRRIMLAAFGNCSFYGGGFKILPDANPDDGYLDVIIVNEISKFKLLFLLPMAIFGKHTSLKCVETYKAEKIHIDAEKELALCVDGEVILSNTIVLNVKRNSVKICTN, from the coding sequence TTGATCGCCTTTATTGTAAACCCCACTGCTGGCAATGGCAAGGCATACAGGATGATTCCTAAAATAGAGAAGTATATGAATGAGAAAAACTTAAAGTACAAGTTTTTTATAACAAAATATCCCGGACATGGCACTATACTGGCGAGAGAAGCTGTAAAAGATGATTTTGAAATCGTAGTAGCAGTAGGTGGCGACGGGACAGTTCATGAGGTCATCAATGGCATAAAGGATTCAGATGTAGCACTTGGCATAATACCTTTAGGTACTGGCAATGATTTTGCCAGGTATTTCCGCATTCCAAAGGACGTATATAAGGCATTGGAAATTCTGTTAATGAAAAAGACAAAGTTTATCGATAGCGCTGTCATAAACAAGTACATTACATGCAACAATGTGGCAAATATAGGCATCGATGCAGACGTTGCGGTGCAAGTAACCAGATTTAAAAGATTTGTCAGTGGAATTTTAGCTTATACATTAAGCCTTATAAATGTACTTTTTAAATACAAGCCATACAACGTAAAGATCGATATAGACGGAAAGATGATAAAGAGAAGGATAATGTTAGCTGCATTTGGCAATTGCAGCTTTTACGGCGGTGGATTTAAGATTTTGCCTGACGCCAATCCTGATGATGGATATTTAGATGTGATAATCGTAAATGAAATCAGCAAATTTAAGCTGCTTTTCTTGCTTCCTATGGCCATCTTTGGGAAGCACACATCGTTGAAATGTGTTGAAACTTATAAAGCCGAGAAAATACATATAGACGCTGAAAAAGAGTTGGCGCTTTGTGTTGACGGGGAAGTCATTTTATCAAACACAATAGTGCTTAATGTGAAAAGGAATTCTGTAAAAATTTGTACGAATTAA
- a CDS encoding DUF4446 family protein, producing MQELMMMLNKNMDLLVLFAIVLGLIDFIVVIVINSKYTKLKNKYKKLIKELEMGDVVDLLAKNISKNDEFNEKLEKFRKELSMIDNEMKASIKKVGIVRYNAFNDVGSDLSFSIALLDSDDNGIVISGIYGRNETATFAKPIVKAQSNYPLSAEEIQAIDKARKGQR from the coding sequence ATGCAGGAACTTATGATGATGCTCAATAAAAATATGGATTTACTTGTATTATTTGCGATTGTCTTAGGATTAATAGATTTTATAGTGGTCATTGTGATTAATTCAAAATACACAAAATTGAAAAATAAATATAAAAAGCTTATTAAGGAATTGGAGATGGGGGATGTAGTAGATCTTTTGGCTAAAAATATAAGCAAAAACGACGAGTTTAACGAGAAGTTGGAGAAGTTCAGAAAAGAGCTAAGCATGATAGACAATGAAATGAAAGCATCTATAAAAAAGGTTGGAATCGTAAGGTACAATGCTTTTAATGATGTTGGATCTGATTTAAGCTTTTCGATAGCTCTTTTAGATAGCGATGACAATGGAATAGTAATATCAGGTATCTATGGAAGAAATGAAACAGCCACATTTGCAAAACCTATAGTCAAAGCACAATCAAATTATCCTCTGTCTGCTGAGGAGATACAAGCCATAGATAAGGCAAGAAAAGGCCAGAGGTGA